The Verrucomicrobium spinosum DSM 4136 = JCM 18804 genome includes a region encoding these proteins:
- a CDS encoding glycosyltransferase family 4 protein, whose amino-acid sequence MNRPVRLLLVSFTLPQVGGLETMVRLIAREFVRLAEVEIRIVTPTAGEWDPHLPGVTVHRQPSLMQLHSHYQWADAVFFNHFYLKVALPLFWMPSKPAVLSISGYTPPAQVEHWKHRWMGRLMLALLFRAHAVIACNAWCRDLLPVESTIVRNPYDEERFTLHPVEGARPGDVLFAGRITWSKGCEELIEAFAQILGPAPADDSPRLTLVGDGELREVLIARAASLGIARWVTFTGPTDGEGVVREMRRHRILVVPSRYQEPVGIVALEGIASGCVVVGSEGGGLAETIGPYGFTFPNRNVPGLIQALKAALALSPAERAERLQGRELHLEPYRAGEVARGYLKVVSGVLPPDLRVSFPALFAGSPSSPH is encoded by the coding sequence ATGAATCGTCCCGTCAGACTGCTCCTGGTGTCCTTCACTCTGCCGCAAGTGGGCGGGCTGGAGACCATGGTCAGGTTGATCGCCCGTGAGTTTGTACGGCTCGCGGAGGTGGAGATCCGCATTGTGACACCCACAGCAGGTGAGTGGGATCCACATTTGCCCGGCGTCACCGTGCACCGTCAGCCCTCACTGATGCAACTTCACAGCCACTACCAGTGGGCGGATGCGGTGTTCTTCAACCACTTCTATTTGAAGGTTGCCCTGCCCTTGTTCTGGATGCCGTCCAAGCCCGCGGTGCTGTCCATCTCTGGATACACGCCGCCTGCGCAGGTGGAGCACTGGAAGCACCGCTGGATGGGCAGACTGATGCTGGCATTACTGTTTCGGGCGCACGCCGTGATTGCGTGCAATGCCTGGTGCCGGGATCTGTTGCCGGTGGAATCCACGATCGTGCGCAATCCCTATGACGAAGAACGGTTCACACTGCATCCTGTGGAAGGAGCCCGTCCGGGTGATGTGCTGTTTGCCGGGCGGATCACCTGGTCAAAAGGATGCGAAGAGTTGATCGAAGCTTTTGCGCAGATTCTAGGGCCAGCACCGGCGGACGACTCACCCCGGCTCACTCTGGTGGGGGATGGCGAACTGCGAGAAGTGCTGATCGCTCGTGCGGCCAGTTTGGGAATTGCCCGTTGGGTGACCTTCACCGGACCCACGGATGGCGAAGGCGTGGTACGGGAAATGCGCCGCCATCGCATCTTGGTGGTGCCATCCCGGTACCAGGAGCCGGTGGGTATCGTGGCGCTGGAAGGCATCGCCTCCGGCTGTGTGGTGGTGGGCTCTGAGGGCGGCGGGCTGGCGGAGACCATCGGGCCCTATGGATTCACTTTTCCCAATCGCAATGTGCCGGGGCTGATTCAGGCACTAAAAGCGGCGCTGGCGCTCTCTCCGGCAGAACGCGCGGAGCGTTTGCAGGGGCGTGAGTTGCACCTGGAGCCCTACCGCGCCGGCGAGGTGGCCCGCGGCTATTTGAAGGTTGTGTCCGGCGTTCTGCCGCCGGATTTGCGCGTGAGTTTCCCCGCTCTGTTCGCGGGCTCCCCATCATCCCCCCACTGA
- a CDS encoding class I SAM-dependent methyltransferase — protein sequence MLRSLFRRFCYTQNTIRYRVEWPRLRDAFEKIPRAGVLFDGGAGSGEFMRKALVGGYAEKGIALEFDEPTFQVMRANLGRRPDATLIQGSLLEVPLPDHTADVVMSTQVLEHIEDHQKAASELIRVLKPGGHAIITVPHPPEPFPNDGHVREGYTEEDLRALFEPLGMTLLHTDYFLTRGTVNRFMKADKLPVHGAFVPVALIDAETSLGPEDRRADLPFGILGLFKKA from the coding sequence ATGTTGCGATCCCTCTTCCGAAGATTCTGCTACACCCAGAACACCATCCGCTACCGGGTGGAATGGCCCCGGCTGCGTGATGCTTTCGAAAAGATTCCCCGGGCGGGGGTGTTGTTTGACGGTGGTGCCGGTTCGGGCGAGTTCATGCGCAAGGCGCTGGTGGGCGGCTATGCGGAGAAGGGAATCGCCCTGGAGTTTGATGAGCCAACTTTTCAGGTGATGCGCGCCAACCTGGGACGGCGTCCGGATGCGACGCTCATCCAGGGCTCTCTGCTGGAGGTGCCGCTGCCGGATCACACGGCGGACGTGGTGATGTCCACCCAGGTGCTGGAGCACATCGAAGATCACCAGAAGGCGGCTTCGGAGCTCATCCGGGTGCTCAAGCCGGGCGGCCACGCCATCATCACCGTGCCGCATCCGCCGGAGCCCTTCCCGAATGACGGGCATGTGCGGGAGGGCTACACCGAGGAGGATCTGCGTGCGCTGTTTGAGCCGCTGGGCATGACCCTGCTTCATACAGATTATTTCCTCACCCGGGGCACGGTGAACCGGTTCATGAAGGCGGACAAGCTGCCGGTGCACGGGGCCTTTGTCCCGGTGGCGCTCATTGACGCGGAGACCTCCCTGGGGCCGGAAGACCGCCGCGCTGACCTTCCCTTTGGGATTCTGGGCCTGTTCAAGAAGGCATGA
- a CDS encoding glycosyltransferase family 4 protein, producing MKLLIVDPNVSLTSPSMKGVVRSLPRFKEQGFEIEVWCWYCDEGLPIDRIVKLPALGRLHTIGGYVFALWARLRSWWLFQKKRQPRPDLVYTIAWYLPDCDVCHVQFSPFDWELRQRVLGIKSLRDVYERVVNLVTLVMARHFLKTTTARLFIPASDAVANDLREEGLETRIQVLPNSYDAARFHEGVRALHREATRKQLNLLPGDRVFVFASAGHYRRKGFFLAVEALRIVRQRHPQVKLLVVGGTPARLQALQDSLDKSHPDWREWMVFSGMVSDVERYYAAGDAFLFPSYSEAFALVEVEAAASGLPLFLTRHHGSEMILDDGRNGRFMEFDPVQMAEVIEPFVTGAWQPGDLHVHAAMDSETYARRLADELVMTAAAKPRSEVQDV from the coding sequence ATGAAGCTGCTCATCGTCGATCCAAACGTCAGTCTGACCAGCCCCTCCATGAAGGGCGTGGTGCGGTCCCTGCCGCGCTTCAAGGAGCAGGGCTTCGAGATTGAGGTCTGGTGCTGGTATTGCGACGAGGGGTTGCCGATTGACCGGATCGTGAAACTTCCCGCTCTGGGGCGTCTGCATACCATTGGTGGTTATGTCTTTGCCCTCTGGGCACGTCTGCGCTCCTGGTGGTTGTTCCAAAAGAAGCGTCAGCCGCGTCCCGATCTCGTGTACACCATCGCGTGGTATCTGCCGGACTGTGACGTGTGCCATGTGCAGTTCTCCCCCTTTGACTGGGAACTGCGCCAGCGGGTGCTGGGCATCAAGTCCCTGCGGGATGTGTACGAGCGGGTGGTGAACCTCGTGACGCTGGTGATGGCCCGGCATTTCTTGAAGACCACCACGGCGCGCCTCTTCATCCCGGCGTCGGATGCGGTGGCGAATGATCTGCGTGAGGAGGGGCTGGAGACCCGCATCCAGGTGCTGCCAAACTCCTACGACGCCGCGCGCTTCCATGAAGGGGTGCGGGCGCTGCATCGTGAGGCGACAAGGAAACAACTCAACCTGCTGCCGGGTGACCGGGTGTTTGTGTTCGCCAGCGCCGGTCACTACCGTCGCAAGGGCTTCTTCCTGGCGGTGGAGGCGCTCAGGATCGTGCGCCAGCGGCACCCGCAGGTGAAACTGCTCGTGGTCGGCGGCACGCCGGCAAGACTCCAGGCCCTGCAGGATTCTCTGGACAAGTCGCATCCCGACTGGCGGGAGTGGATGGTGTTCTCCGGCATGGTCTCTGATGTGGAGCGCTACTATGCCGCGGGGGATGCCTTTCTGTTTCCTTCGTACTCAGAGGCTTTTGCCCTGGTGGAGGTCGAGGCCGCAGCATCGGGGCTGCCGCTCTTTCTCACCCGTCATCATGGCTCTGAGATGATCCTGGATGACGGACGCAACGGCCGGTTCATGGAGTTTGACCCGGTGCAGATGGCGGAAGTGATTGAGCCCTTTGTGACAGGGGCATGGCAGCCGGGAGATCTGCATGTGCATGCGGCCATGGACAGCGAGACGTATGCCCGCCGTCTGGCGGACGAACTGGTGATGACGGCGGCCGCCAAACCGAGGAGTGAGGTGCAGGATGTCTGA
- a CDS encoding glycosyltransferase, translating to MSEPTVAIVTKARGTFFKPLYEAFAQAQPEGWRTMLLWPAEHGSEHPEELVTPRADNLDIVPLHSTSHDLKANDAALEGRATRYQTQLPAREMWARLAERDVRGILIHEFSPFTLQALLYARWHRIPVCVSTEVGRGNAPFFGRRTRWWHALWGRLVDGVVACCPAAHHPLSRKQLPTVSTYHAVDSRLYVPVDHAPSQVVTFAYLGQLIRRKGLDLLLQAAARMKENGENRFRIRLIGGGDAGWLHELAHALGLWEQVEFTGFLSGAAIREALASADVFVLPTRQDTYAAVVHEAACLGLPLLISKHAGAAEALVKPGRNGYIFEPEDTASFAAKMQSLMPARVREPMRKISREVGEAHSAHARGAALWEWMVDHALVTTRHGEVTLERHVTQEAGL from the coding sequence ATGTCTGAACCGACGGTGGCCATCGTGACCAAGGCTCGCGGTACCTTTTTCAAGCCGCTGTACGAGGCCTTCGCCCAGGCTCAGCCGGAGGGCTGGCGCACGATGCTGCTCTGGCCTGCGGAGCACGGCAGCGAACATCCTGAGGAACTGGTGACACCGCGTGCTGACAATCTCGATATCGTGCCGTTGCATTCGACGAGTCACGATCTGAAGGCCAATGATGCCGCTTTGGAAGGACGGGCCACGCGATACCAGACACAGTTGCCAGCCCGGGAGATGTGGGCCCGGCTCGCGGAGCGCGATGTGCGGGGCATCTTGATCCACGAGTTCTCGCCCTTCACGTTGCAGGCTCTTCTGTACGCCCGATGGCACCGGATTCCTGTCTGCGTCTCCACCGAGGTGGGGCGGGGGAATGCACCGTTCTTCGGGCGTCGTACGCGCTGGTGGCATGCGCTCTGGGGCAGGCTCGTAGATGGTGTGGTGGCGTGTTGCCCAGCCGCGCATCATCCGCTGAGCCGGAAACAGTTGCCGACGGTCTCGACTTATCATGCGGTGGACAGCCGCCTCTATGTGCCGGTTGACCACGCTCCAAGCCAGGTGGTGACCTTTGCCTACCTGGGCCAGTTGATTCGCCGCAAGGGCTTGGACCTGCTTCTGCAGGCCGCCGCCCGCATGAAGGAGAACGGAGAGAACCGCTTCCGGATCCGGCTCATTGGAGGAGGGGATGCGGGTTGGCTCCATGAACTCGCCCACGCCCTGGGCCTGTGGGAGCAGGTGGAGTTTACCGGGTTTCTGAGCGGCGCGGCCATCCGCGAAGCGCTGGCCAGTGCCGATGTCTTTGTGCTGCCCACTCGTCAGGACACTTACGCTGCCGTGGTGCACGAGGCCGCCTGCCTTGGTCTGCCCTTGCTCATCAGCAAGCACGCGGGGGCGGCGGAGGCGCTCGTGAAGCCCGGGCGGAACGGATACATTTTTGAGCCTGAGGACACCGCCTCTTTTGCCGCGAAGATGCAGTCGCTCATGCCCGCCCGGGTGAGGGAGCCGATGCGGAAGATCTCCCGCGAAGTGGGCGAGGCCCACAGCGCGCATGCCCGGGGTGCCGCCCTCTGGGAATGGATGGTGGATCATGCCCTGGTCACCACGCGGCACGGGGAAGTGACGCTGGAGCGCCACGTCACCCAGGAGGCCGGACTCTAG
- a CDS encoding glycosyltransferase family 4 protein, with protein sequence MAVNHPIILLAPVLRAEKWTSIDLHKANTLEQYARSAPDWRVVDIAPEEGLASLPFGKRIIRDFLYPWRARRMGAQYNQSGTRPILHVIDHSYGHLCAAWQPSVVTCHDLNHFTAPTLTGPALHAWRLRVSMMKRAERIFTVSETLAREVRHHLDLPDEKVVVAYNGIDTEVFRPLPRELAAARFPELAALAEGNLLVLNIGNNIERKNLPTLLKAVAHLRKERGLPVQLVKVGPNLRGDGFGPMIDELGISEAIIDLGVIPPADVALVCQLCHALSFPSTYEGFGRPTLEAQACRLPAVLADASCMKEVGGAGALYHEPKNPVQLSQFLEKVMTDAPVRERLCDEGEKNIQGFTWEAHVKKLVSVYEEIAAKA encoded by the coding sequence ATGGCTGTGAATCATCCCATCATCCTGCTGGCTCCTGTGCTCCGTGCGGAGAAGTGGACCAGCATCGACCTGCACAAGGCGAACACGCTGGAGCAGTACGCCCGCTCTGCGCCGGACTGGCGGGTCGTGGATATCGCCCCGGAGGAAGGGCTGGCCAGCCTCCCGTTTGGCAAGCGGATCATTCGTGATTTCCTTTATCCCTGGCGTGCCCGTCGTATGGGGGCGCAATACAACCAGAGCGGAACCCGGCCGATCCTCCATGTCATTGACCACAGTTACGGACATCTCTGTGCGGCGTGGCAGCCCAGTGTGGTGACCTGCCACGACCTGAACCATTTCACGGCGCCGACCCTCACGGGACCCGCCCTGCATGCCTGGAGGCTGCGGGTCAGCATGATGAAGCGCGCCGAGCGCATCTTTACTGTGAGCGAGACTCTCGCCAGGGAGGTGCGTCACCATCTGGATCTGCCCGATGAGAAAGTCGTGGTGGCTTACAATGGCATCGATACGGAGGTGTTTCGCCCCCTGCCGCGCGAGCTTGCCGCGGCAAGGTTCCCGGAACTGGCGGCACTGGCGGAGGGGAATCTGCTGGTGCTGAACATTGGGAACAACATCGAGCGGAAGAATCTGCCGACGCTGCTGAAAGCGGTGGCCCATCTTCGGAAGGAAAGGGGCTTGCCGGTCCAGCTCGTGAAGGTGGGTCCCAACCTGCGGGGAGATGGCTTTGGGCCGATGATCGATGAACTGGGAATTTCGGAGGCGATCATTGATTTGGGAGTGATCCCGCCCGCAGATGTGGCGCTGGTCTGCCAGCTTTGTCACGCGCTGTCCTTTCCCAGTACGTATGAAGGATTTGGGAGACCTACTCTTGAAGCCCAGGCCTGTCGTCTGCCCGCCGTGCTGGCAGATGCCTCCTGCATGAAGGAGGTGGGGGGCGCTGGAGCCCTGTACCATGAGCCAAAAAACCCAGTGCAACTTTCACAATTTCTGGAAAAAGTAATGACGGATGCACCCGTTCGTGAAAGGCTTTGCGATGAAGGGGAAAAAAACATCCAGGGCTTTACCTGGGAGGCTCATGTGAAGAAGCTGGTATCCGTTTACGAAGAGATCGCTGCCAAAGCATGA
- a CDS encoding exosortase/archaeosortase family protein — protein MSTLSDTSAAAPSASQVESDGSWKRWIPLGLVMLPLFWLVFILPYAAGYGDFRRTIFKMLLNSWSDPTWQHGALALPMAVFLGWRRRKELESLPEQPSVWGLVVAFLAMAMYWAGYRGNFYYFGYASIQLFVAAIILWLWGWRQFRVLVFAWFILGFAWPYLFLEDTLAFKLRYLMVTVTAKVLNFFSVDTVQDGTRLISAATPTRLEGSWFRLNVDGPCSGLRSLFALIMVSALFAYFRQRTFWRQVVLFAMSIPLAIVANMIRILALIGATMLFGQEFALGKGEEYTSNFHLITGVAVFILAIAGLMGVETLLNRVLGPEKPRSYWKD, from the coding sequence ATGAGCACCCTCTCGGACACTTCTGCCGCCGCGCCCTCAGCCTCCCAGGTTGAGTCGGATGGATCATGGAAGCGGTGGATCCCATTAGGGCTGGTGATGCTTCCGCTCTTCTGGCTGGTCTTCATCCTGCCGTATGCGGCGGGCTACGGAGATTTCCGTCGCACTATTTTCAAGATGCTGTTGAACTCCTGGTCTGACCCCACCTGGCAGCATGGTGCGCTCGCGCTGCCCATGGCGGTCTTTCTGGGCTGGCGGCGGAGAAAGGAACTTGAGTCGCTGCCCGAGCAGCCGTCTGTCTGGGGGCTGGTGGTGGCTTTTCTGGCCATGGCGATGTACTGGGCGGGCTATCGGGGGAACTTCTACTACTTTGGCTACGCCAGCATTCAGCTCTTCGTGGCGGCCATCATCCTGTGGCTCTGGGGATGGCGGCAATTTCGCGTTCTCGTGTTTGCCTGGTTCATCCTGGGGTTTGCGTGGCCCTATCTGTTTCTGGAAGACACGCTGGCCTTCAAGCTCCGGTACCTGATGGTCACGGTGACGGCCAAGGTGCTGAACTTCTTCTCGGTGGACACGGTGCAGGATGGCACCCGTCTCATCTCGGCGGCGACGCCCACCCGGCTGGAGGGAAGCTGGTTTCGCCTGAATGTGGACGGGCCCTGCAGCGGTCTGCGGTCACTCTTCGCGCTCATCATGGTCTCGGCATTGTTTGCCTACTTTCGCCAGCGGACGTTCTGGCGTCAGGTGGTGCTTTTTGCCATGAGCATCCCTCTGGCGATTGTGGCGAACATGATCCGGATCCTGGCCCTGATCGGTGCGACGATGCTCTTCGGGCAGGAGTTCGCCTTGGGCAAAGGGGAGGAGTACACCTCAAACTTTCACCTCATCACTGGAGTGGCTGTCTTCATTCTCGCCATCGCCGGCCTGATGGGGGTGGAAACTCTGCTCAATCGGGTGCTCGGACCGGAGAAACCCCGCTCCTACTGGAAAGATTGA
- a CDS encoding exosortase-associated EpsI family protein produces MIYRALIISLFLTATVVVCIYSPEIRGGQESGVIMTLPEDLTKFVAEMEEPDPVEKALLPEDTEFAKAKYYTPTLDLNRRDIAHCSIVLSGAERKSIHRPEVCLQGQGWNLMESRIIQVELGEGKRLRVKDLYIAKPITMSDGSKRQLRGHYLYWFVGTDVTTPSNSERIWLTLWDNVARNINHRWAYPSVMAIVTEDFTPEEVGQRRRNSDETVAMLADLIRQLAPKFQKGLMPDSPDKGHAAVSHGK; encoded by the coding sequence ATGATCTACCGCGCCCTCATCATCAGCCTGTTCCTCACCGCCACCGTGGTGGTGTGTATCTATTCCCCCGAGATCCGGGGTGGGCAGGAGTCCGGAGTGATCATGACGCTGCCTGAGGATCTGACCAAGTTTGTGGCGGAGATGGAGGAGCCTGATCCGGTGGAAAAGGCTCTTTTGCCGGAAGATACGGAGTTCGCCAAGGCGAAGTATTACACGCCGACATTGGACCTGAATCGACGCGACATTGCCCACTGCTCCATTGTGCTCAGCGGCGCGGAACGCAAGAGCATCCACCGTCCGGAAGTGTGCCTCCAGGGACAGGGCTGGAACCTGATGGAGAGCCGCATCATTCAGGTGGAGCTGGGCGAAGGGAAGAGGCTCCGGGTGAAGGACCTGTACATTGCGAAGCCCATCACGATGTCAGACGGCAGCAAACGCCAGTTGCGCGGGCACTATCTCTACTGGTTCGTAGGCACGGATGTCACCACCCCCAGCAACAGTGAACGCATCTGGCTGACCCTCTGGGACAACGTGGCCCGCAATATCAATCACCGCTGGGCCTATCCGTCGGTGATGGCCATCGTGACGGAGGACTTCACCCCGGAAGAGGTGGGGCAGCGACGTCGGAACAGTGATGAGACGGTGGCGATGCTGGCGGACCTGATCCGGCAGCTGGCTCCGAAGTTTCAGAAGGGATTGATGCCGGACAGCCCTGACAAGGGCCATGCGGCCGTGAGTCATGGGAAATAA
- the larE gene encoding ATP-dependent sacrificial sulfur transferase LarE: MGNNETGILMGKLDALHRHLAEMKQAAVAFSGGVDSSLLLKVAVDVLGDDAVGVVAVSASLPRKERDDASELARFMGARLVFLETQELDDPAYAANAPNRCFHCKDHVYAALLNYARGQGIPHILDGMNAEDTLDLRPGRAAAKKHGVSSPLHELGFSKAEVREAARHLGLPNWDKPAAACLSSRIPYGTAVTSSLLARIEAAEMFVRSLGFRELRVRHHGDIARLEVPSSSFAQALERQAELVGGLKALGWVYVTLDLDGLSMGSMNKVLKTGRGAPMQDP, translated from the coding sequence ATGGGAAATAACGAAACCGGGATCCTCATGGGGAAGCTGGACGCGTTGCACCGCCATCTGGCGGAGATGAAGCAGGCGGCAGTCGCTTTCTCGGGCGGGGTGGACAGCTCCCTGTTGCTCAAGGTGGCTGTGGATGTGCTGGGGGATGATGCTGTGGGAGTCGTGGCGGTGTCTGCCAGCCTGCCCAGAAAGGAGCGCGACGATGCTTCTGAACTGGCGAGGTTCATGGGAGCCAGGCTGGTGTTCCTTGAGACCCAGGAGCTGGATGATCCTGCCTATGCGGCGAATGCTCCCAACCGTTGTTTTCACTGCAAGGATCATGTCTATGCCGCCCTGCTGAACTACGCCCGGGGGCAGGGCATACCCCACATCCTGGATGGCATGAACGCCGAGGACACGCTTGATTTGAGACCGGGGCGGGCTGCGGCGAAGAAGCACGGTGTGTCCAGTCCCCTGCATGAACTGGGCTTCAGCAAGGCGGAAGTCCGGGAGGCCGCACGGCATCTTGGTCTGCCAAACTGGGACAAACCTGCCGCTGCCTGCCTCTCCTCCCGCATCCCGTATGGCACTGCGGTCACCAGCAGCCTTCTGGCGAGGATCGAGGCCGCGGAGATGTTTGTCAGGTCCCTTGGTTTCCGCGAACTCCGCGTCCGTCATCATGGCGACATTGCCCGTCTGGAAGTGCCCTCATCAAGCTTCGCCCAGGCTTTGGAACGTCAGGCTGAATTGGTCGGTGGACTTAAGGCGCTGGGATGGGTGTACGTCACCCTGGATCTGGACGGACTTTCCATGGGCAGCATGAACAAAGTGTTGAAGACGGGCCGTGGTGCCCCGATGCAAGATCCCTGA
- a CDS encoding class I SAM-dependent methyltransferase — MSSLNPPPQPSPESDDQARAIEKWGTQRTTNLNHEIEASDLAVNEKNRVWWENLPMTYADWESQQREPVTAEDFDRTDGFYFGTNPYIREQVDFTSLAGKQVLEIGCGAGSAACAFARAGAHVTAVDITEQAVKLTRRNAELKGITNLEVLRMDAEKLDGLADGRFDFVYSWGVLHHSSNPERCYQQVARVMKPGGTGLIMVYHRNSMRYWLKGLYWLVVKGKVLQGHSFPSVQRFYTDGYYHKHYSASQCAESLHQAGLVTERTAVTHMSSRMIPFVPEGLRQWLKSRIGWLLVAHVRKSDS, encoded by the coding sequence ATGAGCTCGCTAAACCCACCTCCCCAACCGTCGCCTGAATCAGACGATCAGGCCCGGGCTATTGAAAAATGGGGCACGCAGCGGACGACGAATCTCAATCACGAGATCGAAGCGTCGGATCTGGCGGTGAACGAAAAGAACCGGGTCTGGTGGGAGAATCTTCCCATGACCTATGCGGATTGGGAATCACAACAGCGTGAACCGGTGACCGCAGAGGACTTTGACCGGACGGACGGGTTCTATTTTGGCACCAATCCTTACATCCGTGAACAGGTTGATTTCACTTCCCTTGCGGGCAAGCAGGTGCTGGAAATTGGCTGCGGCGCGGGTTCTGCCGCCTGTGCCTTTGCCCGGGCGGGAGCCCATGTCACCGCGGTGGACATCACAGAACAGGCGGTAAAGCTCACCCGGAGAAATGCCGAGCTCAAAGGCATCACCAACCTGGAGGTGCTGCGGATGGATGCGGAGAAGCTGGACGGGCTTGCAGATGGGCGTTTTGATTTTGTGTACTCCTGGGGGGTGCTGCATCACAGCAGCAACCCTGAGCGGTGCTACCAGCAGGTGGCCCGGGTGATGAAACCCGGGGGCACCGGTCTCATCATGGTGTACCATCGCAACAGCATGCGTTACTGGTTGAAGGGGCTGTACTGGCTGGTGGTCAAGGGGAAGGTCCTGCAGGGACATTCGTTCCCGAGTGTCCAGCGCTTCTACACGGACGGGTATTATCACAAGCACTATTCCGCCAGCCAGTGTGCCGAATCCCTGCATCAGGCGGGGTTGGTGACGGAGCGCACTGCGGTCACGCACATGAGCTCCCGCATGATCCCGTTTGTGCCTGAAGGACTTCGCCAGTGGTTGAAGTCCCGGATCGGCTGGCTGCTGGTGGCCCATGTGAGGAAATCCGACTCATGA
- the larB gene encoding nickel pincer cofactor biosynthesis protein LarB produces MSNGWNIEELLQGVAAGRVGIEEATERLRSLPFSESPGLTLDTHRVLRLGLPEVVYGRHKSEAQIRAALEGLVAAHGCALATWVSQAHSSSLLKTFPEGAYDSTSRLFQIGRMPVPAAVKTVAVVCAGTSDLSVAEEAARTVEFAGHHALRVHDVGVAGLHRLLARLDDLKSARVIIAVAGMEGALPSVLAGLVRPPVIAVPTSVGYGTNLGGLTALMAMLTSCSTGIGVVNVDNGFGAAMLALRIVQGD; encoded by the coding sequence ATGAGCAACGGCTGGAACATTGAAGAGCTCTTGCAGGGGGTCGCTGCGGGGCGGGTTGGGATTGAGGAGGCAACGGAGCGTCTCCGCTCGTTGCCCTTCAGTGAGTCACCTGGCTTGACGCTCGACACGCACCGTGTGCTGCGGCTGGGCCTGCCTGAGGTGGTCTATGGCCGGCACAAGAGCGAAGCGCAGATCCGGGCGGCCCTGGAGGGCCTGGTGGCGGCGCATGGCTGTGCTCTGGCCACCTGGGTTTCCCAGGCGCACTCGAGCAGTCTCTTGAAGACCTTTCCGGAGGGAGCCTACGATTCGACATCGAGGTTATTTCAAATAGGTCGCATGCCGGTGCCTGCCGCAGTGAAGACGGTGGCCGTCGTGTGTGCTGGCACGTCGGATCTTTCCGTGGCGGAGGAGGCGGCGCGCACGGTGGAGTTTGCGGGGCATCACGCTCTGCGGGTTCACGACGTGGGCGTGGCGGGATTGCATCGCCTGCTGGCCCGGCTGGACGATTTGAAATCAGCCCGGGTCATCATTGCTGTTGCAGGGATGGAGGGTGCCCTGCCCAGTGTGCTGGCGGGGCTGGTCCGGCCCCCAGTCATCGCGGTGCCGACGAGCGTGGGTTATGGCACCAACCTCGGCGGACTCACTGCGCTCATGGCCATGCTCACCTCCTGCTCCACCGGCATCGGTGTGGTGAATGTGGACAATGGCTTTGGTGCGGCGATGCTGGCGCTGCGTATCGTACAAGGGGATTGA